In Ovis canadensis isolate MfBH-ARS-UI-01 breed Bighorn chromosome 11, ARS-UI_OviCan_v2, whole genome shotgun sequence, one genomic interval encodes:
- the LOC138414731 gene encoding keratin-associated protein 9-7-like isoform X4: MTHSCCSPCCQPTCCETTCLKPTCVTTCCQPTCCESSCCRPCCPPTCYQTSENTCCRTTCSKPTCVTTCCQPACCVTSCCQPTCCGSSSCGQPCGGSNCCQPASCAPVYCHRTCYHPTCYCLPGCQAQSCGSSCCQPCSRPVCCQTTCCRTTCCRPSCVSSCCQPSCC, from the exons ATGACTCACTCCTGCTGCTCCCCGTGCTGCCAGCCCACCTGCTGTGA GACCACCTGCCTCAAGCCTACTTGTGTGACCACCTGCTGCCAGCCCACCTGCTGTGAGTCCAGCTGCTGTCGGCCTTGCTGCCCCCCAACTTGCTATCAGACTAGTGAAAACACCTGCTGTAGGACCACCTGCTCCAAACCTACCTGTGTGACCACCTGCTGTCAGCCCGCCTG TTGTGTGACCAGCTGCTGTCAGCCCACCTGCTGTGGATCCAGCAGCTGTGGACAACCCTGCGGTGGTTCTAACTGCTGTCAGCCAGCTTCCTGTGCACCCGTGTACTGCCATAGAACCTGCTACCACCCCACATGCTACTGCCTGCCTGGGTGCCAAGCCCAGAGCTGTGGATCCAGCTGCTGCCAGCCTTGCAGCCGCCCTGTCTGCTGTCAGACCACCTGCTGTCGGACCACCTGCTGCCGCCCGAGCTGTGTGTCCAGCTGCTGCCAGCCTTCCTGCTGCTGA
- the LOC138415204 gene encoding keratin-associated protein 9-2-like, with protein MTPSCCSPRCQPTCCRTTCCESSCCQPCCPPTGCQTTCCRTTCCKPTCVTSCCPPTCCSKPCCQPTCCESICCQPSCPPNCYQTSETTCCRTTCHKPTCVSTCCQTTCCESSCCQPCCPPTCCQTTCCRTTCYKPTCVTSCCQPTCCSKLCCQPTCCESICCQPSCPPTCYQTSETTCCRTTCHKPTCVTTCCQPTCCESICCQPSCPPTCYQTSETTCCRTTCHKPACVSTCCQPTCCGSSSCGQTFSGSSCSQPCCQPVYCAPVYCHRICYHPTCCCLPGCQAQECGSSCCQPCSRPVCCQTTCCRTTCCRPSCVSTCCPSSC; from the exons ATGACTCCCTCGTGCTGCTCCCCGCGCTGTCAGCCCACCTGCTGCAGGACCACTTGCTGTGAGTCCAGCTGCTGCCAGCCCTGCTGCCCCCCCACGGGCTGTCAAACCACCTGCTGCAGGACCACCTGCTGCAAACCTACCTGTGTGACCAGCTGCTGCCCGCCCACCTGTTGCAGCAAACCCTGCTGTCAGCCCACCTGCTGTGAGTCCATCTGCTGCCAGCCCTCATGCCCTCCAAATTGCTATCAAACTAGTGAAACCACCTGCTGTAGGACCACCTGCCACAAGCCTACTTGTGTGAGCACCTGCTGTCA GACCACTTGCTGTGAGTCCAGCTGCTGCCAGCCCTGCTGCCCCCCAACGTGCTGTCAAACCACCTGCTGCAGGACCACCTGCTACAAACCTACCTGTGTGACCAGCTGCTGCCAGCCCACCTGTTGCAGCAAACTCTGCTGTCAGCCCACCTGCTGTGAGTCCATCTGCTGCCAGCCCTCATGCCCTCCAACTTGCTATCAAACTAGTGAAACCACCTGCTGTAGGACCACCTGCCACAAGCCTACTTGTGTGACCACCTGCTGTCAGCCCACCTGCTGTGAGTCCATCTGCTGCCAGCCCTCATGCCCTCCAACTTGCTATCAAACTAGTGAAACCACCTGCTGTAGGACCACCTGCCACAAGCCTGCTTGTGTGAGCACCTGCTGTCAGCCCACCTGCTGTGGGTCCAGCAGCTGTGGACAAACCTTCAGTGGGTCCAGCTGCAGCCAGCCTTGCTGCCAGCCGGTGTACTGTGCCCCTGTGTACTGCCACAGAATCTGCTACCACCCCACGTGCTGCTGCCTGCCTGGGTGCCAAGCCCAGGAATGTGGGTCCAGCTGCTGCCAGCCTTGCAGCCGCCCTGTCTGCTGTCAGACCACCTGCTGTAGGACCACCTGCTGCCGCCCCAGCTGTGTGTCCACCTGCTGCCCTTCCTCCTGCTGA
- the LOC138414731 gene encoding keratin-associated protein 9-2-like isoform X1, which produces MTHSCCSPCCQPTCCESSCCRPCCPPTCYQTSEHTCCRTTCSKPTCVTTCCQPACGGSSCCQPCCRPISCQTTCCRTTCLKPTCVTTCCQPTCCESSCCRPCCPPTCYQTSENTCCRTTCSKPTCVTTCCQPACGGSSCCQPCCRPISCQTTCCRTTCLKPVCATTCCQPTCCESSCCQPSCPQTCCQITETTCCKPTCVTSCCQPTCCGSSSCGQPCGGSNCCQPASCAPVYCHRTCYHPTCYCLPGCQAQSCGSSCCQPCSRPVCCQTTCCRTTCCRPSCVSSCCQPSCC; this is translated from the coding sequence ATGACTCACTCCTGCTGCTCCCCGTGCTGCCAGCCCACCTGCTGTGAGTCCAGCTGCTGTCGGCCTTGCTGCCCCCCAACTTGCTATCAGACTAGTGAACACACCTGCTGTAGGACCACCTGCTCCAAACCTACCTGTGTGACCACCTGCTGTCAGCCCGCCTGCGGTGGGTCCAGCTGCTGCCAGCCTTGCTGTCGCCCTATCAGCTGTCAGACCACGTGCTGCAGGACCACCTGCCTCAAGCCTACTTGTGTGACCACCTGCTGCCAGCCCACCTGCTGTGAGTCCAGCTGCTGTCGGCCTTGCTGCCCCCCAACTTGCTATCAGACTAGTGAAAACACCTGCTGTAGGACCACCTGCTCCAAACCTACCTGTGTGACCACCTGCTGTCAGCCCGCCTGCGGTGGGTCCAGCTGCTGCCAGCCTTGCTGTCGCCCTATCAGCTGTCAGACCACCTGCTGCAGGACCACCTGCCTCAAGCCTGTTTGTGCGACCACCTGCTGCCAGCCCACCTGCTGTGAGTCCAGCTGCTGTcagccctcctgcccccaaacttgCTGTCAAATCACTGAAACCACCTGCTGCAAACCTACTTGTGTGACCAGCTGCTGTCAGCCCACCTGCTGTGGATCCAGCAGCTGTGGACAACCCTGCGGTGGTTCTAACTGCTGTCAGCCAGCTTCCTGTGCACCCGTGTACTGCCATAGAACCTGCTACCACCCCACATGCTACTGCCTGCCTGGGTGCCAAGCCCAGAGCTGTGGATCCAGCTGCTGCCAGCCTTGCAGCCGCCCTGTCTGCTGTCAGACCACCTGCTGTCGGACCACCTGCTGCCGCCCGAGCTGTGTGTCCAGCTGCTGCCAGCCTTCCTGCTGCTGA
- the LOC138414731 gene encoding keratin-associated protein 9-2-like isoform X3 — MTHSCCSPCCQPTCCESSCCRTTCSKPTCVTTCCQPACGGSSCCQPCCRPISCQTTCCRTTCLKPTCVTTCCQPTCCDCCQPTCCGSSSCGQPCGGSNCCQPASCAPVYCHRTCYHPTCYCLPGCQAQSCGSSCCQPCSRPVCCQTTCCRTTCCRPSCVSSCCQPSCC, encoded by the exons ATGACTCACTCCTGCTGCTCCCCGTGCTGCCAGCCCACCTGCTGTGAGTCCAGCTGCTGTCG GACCACCTGCTCCAAACCTACCTGTGTGACCACCTGCTGTCAGCCCGCCTGCGGTGGGTCCAGCTGCTGCCAGCCTTGCTGTCGCCCTATCAGCTGTCAGACCACGTGCTGCAGGACCACCTGCCTCAAGCCTACTTGTGTGACCACCTGCTGCCAGCCCACCTGCTGTGA CTGCTGTCAGCCCACCTGCTGTGGATCCAGCAGCTGTGGACAACCCTGCGGTGGTTCTAACTGCTGTCAGCCAGCTTCCTGTGCACCCGTGTACTGCCATAGAACCTGCTACCACCCCACATGCTACTGCCTGCCTGGGTGCCAAGCCCAGAGCTGTGGATCCAGCTGCTGCCAGCCTTGCAGCCGCCCTGTCTGCTGTCAGACCACCTGCTGTCGGACCACCTGCTGCCGCCCGAGCTGTGTGTCCAGCTGCTGCCAGCCTTCCTGCTGCTGA
- the LOC138414732 gene encoding keratin-associated protein 9-9-like, with translation MTHSCCSPRCQPTCCRTTCCESSCCQPCCPPTCCQTTCCRTTCCKPTCVTRCCPPTCCSKPCCQPTCCESICCQPSCPPTCYQTSETTCCRTTCHKPTCVTTCCQPTCCGSSSCGQTFSGSSCGQSCCQPASCAPVYCHRICYHPTCCCLPGCQDQSCGSSCCQPCSRPVCFQATCCRTTSCHPSFVSSCC, from the coding sequence ATGACCCATTCGTGCTGCTCCCCGCGCTGTCAGCCCACCTGCTGCAGGACCACTTGCTGCGAGTCCAGCTGCTGCCAGCCCTGCTGCCCCCCCACGTGCTGTCAAACCACCTGCTGCAGGACCACCTGCTGCAAACCTACCTGTGTGACCAGATGCTGCCCACCCACCTGTTGCAGCAAACCCTGCTGTCAGCCCACCTGCTGTGAGTCCATCTGCTGCCAGCCCTCATGCCCTCCAACTTGCTATCAAACTAGTGAAACCACCTGCTGTAGGACCACTTGCCACAAGCCTACTTGTGTGACCACCTGCTGTCAGCCCACCTGCTGTGGGTCCAGCAGCTGTGGACAAACCTTCAGTGGGTCCAGCTGCGGCCAGTCTTGCTGTCAGCCAGCTTCCTGTGCCCCCGTGTACTGCCACAGAATCTGCTACCACCCCACGTGCTGCTGCCTGCCTGGGTGCCAAGACCAGAGCTGTGGGTCCAGCTGCTGCCAGCCTTGCAGCCGCCCTGTCTGCTTTCAGGCCACCTGCTGTAGGACCACCTCCTGCCACCCCAGCTTCGTGTCCAGCTGCTGCTGA
- the LOC138414731 gene encoding keratin-associated protein 9-2-like isoform X5, translated as MTHSCCSPCCQPTCCDCQTTCCRTTCLKPTCVTTCCATTCCQPTCCESSCCQPSCPQTCCQITETTCCKPTCVTSCCQPTCCGSSSCGQPCGGSNCCQPASCAPVYCHRTCYHPTCYCLPGCQAQSCGSSCCQPCSRPVCCQTTCCRTTCCRPSCVSSCCQPSCC; from the exons ATGACTCACTCCTGCTGCTCCCCGTGCTGCCAGCCCACCTGCTGTGA CTGTCAGACCACGTGCTGCAGGACCACCTGCCTCAAGCCTACTTGTGTGACCACCTG TTGTGCGACCACCTGCTGCCAGCCCACCTGCTGTGAGTCCAGCTGCTGTcagccctcctgcccccaaacttgCTGTCAAATCACTGAAACCACCTGCTGCAAACCTACTTGTGTGACCAGCTGCTGTCAGCCCACCTGCTGTGGATCCAGCAGCTGTGGACAACCCTGCGGTGGTTCTAACTGCTGTCAGCCAGCTTCCTGTGCACCCGTGTACTGCCATAGAACCTGCTACCACCCCACATGCTACTGCCTGCCTGGGTGCCAAGCCCAGAGCTGTGGATCCAGCTGCTGCCAGCCTTGCAGCCGCCCTGTCTGCTGTCAGACCACCTGCTGTCGGACCACCTGCTGCCGCCCGAGCTGTGTGTCCAGCTGCTGCCAGCCTTCCTGCTGCTGA
- the LOC138414731 gene encoding keratin-associated protein 9-7-like isoform X6: MTHSCCSPCCQPTCCETTCSKPTCVTTCCQPACGGSSCCQPCCRPISCQTTCCRTTCLKPTCVTTCCQPTCCDCCQPTCCGSSSCGQPCGGSNCCQPASCAPVYCHRTCYHPTCYCLPGCQAQSCGSSCCQPCSRPVCCQTTCCRTTCCRPSCVSSCCQPSCC, encoded by the exons ATGACTCACTCCTGCTGCTCCCCGTGCTGCCAGCCCACCTGCTGTGA GACCACCTGCTCCAAACCTACCTGTGTGACCACCTGCTGTCAGCCCGCCTGCGGTGGGTCCAGCTGCTGCCAGCCTTGCTGTCGCCCTATCAGCTGTCAGACCACGTGCTGCAGGACCACCTGCCTCAAGCCTACTTGTGTGACCACCTGCTGCCAGCCCACCTGCTGTGA CTGCTGTCAGCCCACCTGCTGTGGATCCAGCAGCTGTGGACAACCCTGCGGTGGTTCTAACTGCTGTCAGCCAGCTTCCTGTGCACCCGTGTACTGCCATAGAACCTGCTACCACCCCACATGCTACTGCCTGCCTGGGTGCCAAGCCCAGAGCTGTGGATCCAGCTGCTGCCAGCCTTGCAGCCGCCCTGTCTGCTGTCAGACCACCTGCTGTCGGACCACCTGCTGCCGCCCGAGCTGTGTGTCCAGCTGCTGCCAGCCTTCCTGCTGCTGA
- the LOC138414731 gene encoding keratin-associated protein 9-1-like isoform X2 has translation MTHSCCSPCCQPTCCESSCCRTTCSKPTCVTTCCQPACGGSSCCQPCCRPISCQTTCCRTTCLKPTCVTTCCQPTCCESSCCRPCCPPTCYQTSENTCCRTTCSKPTCVTTCCQPACGGSSCCQPCCRPISCQTTCCRTTCLKPVCATTCCQPTCCESSCCQPSCPQTCCQITETTCCKPTCVTSCCQPTCCGSSSCGQPCGGSNCCQPASSQSCGSSCCQPCSRPVCCQTTCCRTTCCRPSCVSSCCQPSCC, from the exons ATGACTCACTCCTGCTGCTCCCCGTGCTGCCAGCCCACCTGCTGTGAGTCCAGCTGCTGTCG GACCACCTGCTCCAAACCTACCTGTGTGACCACCTGCTGTCAGCCCGCCTGCGGTGGGTCCAGCTGCTGCCAGCCTTGCTGTCGCCCTATCAGCTGTCAGACCACGTGCTGCAGGACCACCTGCCTCAAGCCTACTTGTGTGACCACCTGCTGCCAGCCCACCTGCTGTGAGTCCAGCTGCTGTCGGCCTTGCTGCCCCCCAACTTGCTATCAGACTAGTGAAAACACCTGCTGTAGGACCACCTGCTCCAAACCTACCTGTGTGACCACCTGCTGTCAGCCCGCCTGCGGTGGGTCCAGCTGCTGCCAGCCTTGCTGTCGCCCTATCAGCTGTCAGACCACCTGCTGCAGGACCACCTGCCTCAAGCCTGTTTGTGCGACCACCTGCTGCCAGCCCACCTGCTGTGAGTCCAGCTGCTGTcagccctcctgcccccaaacttgCTGTCAAATCACTGAAACCACCTGCTGCAAACCTACTTGTGTGACCAGCTGCTGTCAGCCCACCTGCTGTGGATCCAGCAGCTGTGGACAACCCTGCGGTGGTTCTAACTGCTGTCAGCCAGCTTCCT CCCAGAGCTGTGGATCCAGCTGCTGCCAGCCTTGCAGCCGCCCTGTCTGCTGTCAGACCACCTGCTGTCGGACCACCTGCTGCCGCCCGAGCTGTGTGTCCAGCTGCTGCCAGCCTTCCTGCTGCTGA